In Debaryomyces hansenii CBS767 chromosome A complete sequence, a genomic segment contains:
- a CDS encoding DEHA2D14806p (similar to uniprot|P40053 Saccharomyces cerevisiae YER080W FMP29 The authentic non-tagged protein was localized to the mitochondria): MLKLTSRVGPKRLSSGLKSSSFKVNATIISKKFQSSLNSKPNEVYTKLSDSEDPKRHQFFQYTWGSWMKNDQSEKSKRETKFSIEGITKLLQDLNVESKNQRNIDKSGEPFVKAPSQLKDGSYVLTQNLTSNLIGKEDSLLVKSIASIHEGKHNRIYKVTLSTGKELVLRIPYKLESEYSISQKIKSEVATMDFLNLKLGANVPKVVAYGANKVNSLQSPFILMEHIEGDLLMKQWDPLVADETEGSQEKLKSVIEPIAAFQEKLLSITFNKFGSLYFNDDVSVTDQSSLPYNGEENPLLTKRWRIGPSVEKSFSKNKNQLSEKEIKQYSRSIDADKPLETITSIAGIELENLRNRLALAQADSGNKVENVELIQKMIATFENLKTMSTKLFNPNSQSLMNAEELFKPRLYCPDLDPLNVILNSNKNNEPYFVDFEYTSIKPFILSSYPSFVGYQGAKIYNLEEDIPGYSEMDEVEKQQYQFMYYKTRNERLWELELNSRKHDLIAVASPHVKVLKSPYVQALDFKNDKDYLYIEGSIVQLQAMWEAYVANELCNATETEFPIAFTAEYLDEHQKDIEDYQMEIVSTPFAATSGWVPQDMFDSLKEQGIIVETENGDFKVETENVLKESE; this comes from the coding sequence ATGCTTAAGTTAACTTCCAGAGTGGGTCCAAAGAGACTCTCAAGTGGATTAAAATCTTCTAGTTTCAAAGTGAATGCAACAATAATTTCTAAAAAGTTTCAATCGTCACTTAACTCCAAGCCTAATGAGGTGTACACCAAGCTTTCTGATTCCGAAGATCCAAAAAGGCaccaatttttccaatatacTTGGGGTTCATGGATGAAAAATGATCAATCCGAAAAATCTAAAAGAGAAACCAAATTTTCGATTGAAGGtattacaaaattattgcaaGACTTGAATGTCGAACtgaaaaatcaaagaaatattgacAAGAGTGGCGAACCTTTTGTTAAAGCTCCTAGTCAATTAAAGGATGGCTCATATGTTTTGACGCAGAATTTGACCTCTAACTTAATTGGTAAAGAAGATTCGTTATTGGTGAAGTCTATTGCTAGTATTCATGAAGGTAAGCATAACAGAATCTATAAAGTTACCTTATCTACTGGAAAGGAATTAGTGTTGAGAATTCCATATAAGTTAGAATCTGAATACTCTATTTCCCAAAAGATTAAGAGTGAAGTTGCAACAATGGATttcttaaatttaaaattggGTGCAAATGTTCCAAAGGTTGTTGCTTATGGCGCAAACAAAGTGAATTCCTTACAAAGCCCATTTATTTTAATGGAACATATTGAAGgtgatttattgatgaagcaATGGGACCCATTAGTAGCTGATGAGACAGAAGGTTcccaagaaaaattaaaatcgGTTATTGAACCAATTGCAGCATTTCAAGAGAAGTTGCTTTCAATCACATTCAATAAGTTCGGGTCCTTATACTTTAATGACGATGTAAGTGTTACCGATCAGTCTTCGTTACCATACAATGGAGAGGAAAACCCATTACTCACAAAGAGATGGAGAATTGGACCAAGTGTTGAAAAGTCTTTCtcaaaaaataagaatCAATTATCTGAAAAGGAAATTAAGCAATATAGTAGGTCTATAGATGCTGATAAGCCATTAGAAACTATCACATCTATCGCAGGTATTGAATTAGAGAATTTGAGAAATAGATTAGCTTTAGCACAAGCTGATTCAGGTAATAAGGTTGAAAATGTCGAGTTAATCCAAAAGATGATTGCAACTTTTGAGAACTTGAAAACAATGAGTACAAAATTGTTTAACCCTAATTCTCAATCTCTTATGAACGCTGAGGAATTATTCAAGCCAAGATTATACTGCCCAGATTTAGACCCATTGAATGTGATTCTCAACTCCAATAAAAATAACGAGCCATATTTcgttgattttgaatatacTTCTATTAAACCATTTATCTTGTCTAGCTACCCTTCATTTGTTGGCTATCAAGGTGCAAAAATCTATAacttagaagaagatattcCAGGTTACAGTGAAATggatgaagttgaaaagCAACAATACCAATTCATGTATTACAAAACCAGAAACGAAAGATTGTGGGAActtgaattaaattcaagGAAACATGACTTGATTGCCGTTGCTTCTCCACACGTTAAAGTCTTGAAAAGCCCTTACGTCCAAGCCTTGGATTTCAAGAATGATAAAGATTATTTGTATATCGAAGGTTCTATTGTTCAATTACAAGCAATGTGGGAAGCCTACGTTGCCAATGAATTGTGTAATGCCACTGAAACCGAATTTCCAATCGCGTTCACTGCAGAATACTTAGATGAGCATCAAAAGGACATAGAAGACTACCAAATGGAAATTGTATCTACCCCATTTGCTGCAACTAGCGGATGGGTGCCACAAGACATGTTCGATAGCTTGAAAGAACAAGGAATAATTGTTGAAACTGAGAATGGTGACTTCAAAGTGGAAACAGAAAATGTTTTGAAGGAATCTGAATAA
- a CDS encoding DEHA2D14828p (similar to uniprot|P38334 Saccharomyces cerevisiae YBR254C TRS20 Trapp subunit of 20 kDa probable membrane protein), translating to MSSYYFTIIGTRDNPLYELEFSSFKTAVSSSTSTNNIAGRSNFPTSVKEILPFISNSSLDLIEDIQWSTNQFSLGKIDSFYGLLINAFITQGNIKFLLCYDLNGGNPGSGGSNLQSKNEDNSIKQFFTEVNELYVKCLLNPFYSVNDAITSPDFDMRLKMLARKYL from the coding sequence ATGTCGTCATACTATTTCACTATAATAGGCACCAGAGATAATCCATTGTATGAGTTAGAATTTTCGTCTTTTAAAACTGCGGTGTCGAGCTCAACATCAACCAACAATATAGCTGGGAGATCGAACTTTCCAACCAGTGTTAAGGAAATACTACCATTCATATCAAATTCGTCATTAGATTTAATAGAGGACATACAGTGGTCTACGAATCAATTCAGTCTTGgtaaaattgattctttCTATGGGTTGTTAATCAATGCATTTATAACACAAGGTAATATTAAGTTTCTCTTGTGTTATGATTTAAATGGCGGGAATCCAGGTAGCGGAGGATCCAATCTTCAAAGTAAGAACGAGGATAATTCGATTAAACAGTTTTTCACGGAGGTCAATGAATTATACGTTAAATGCTTGTTAAATCCGTTTTACTCGGTTAATGATGCGATTACCTCGCCGGACTTCGATATGAGATTGAAAATGCTAGCTAGAAAGTATTTATAG
- a CDS encoding DEHA2D14872p (weakly similar to uniprot|O14010 Schizosaccharomyces pombe RNA polymerase II mediator complex protein srb6), protein MQPKSIALLQKIDSNIEQILQKFQDIFEVAIIQDKSKELLSVESLTIESDALMIIRLCEDLLTITRTLKEAWCLGTVKVNPTDGLEEHQDTRAVFDKYNALTDKIAQFENMATLATDGIQ, encoded by the exons ATGCAGCCAAAATCAATAGCATTATTGC aaaagatTGATTCGAATATAGAACAAATTttacaaaaatttcaagacATATTTGAAGTAGCTATAATACaagataaatcaaaagaattgTTATCAGTGGAGTCTTTAACTATAGAATCAGATGcattaatgataataaggCTATGTGAAGACCTATTGACTATAACTAGGACTTTGAAAGAGGCATGGTGTCTAGGAACCGTGAAAGTTAATCCTACTGATGGTCTAGAGGAACATCAAGACACGAGAGCTGTTTTCGACAAATACAATGCTTTGACTGATAAAATTGCGCAATTTGAAAACATGGCTACGTTAGCTACAGATGGaatacaataa
- a CDS encoding DEHA2D14850p (similar to CA4623|CaCTA9 Candida albicans CaCTA9 Putative transcriptional regulator): MNILRPYFKLQAEYDLDKPNFIFTSDIPKNIINIASKYLSLGGNTTELTDMTRFYHPMLEFNINIELNTLLARNRDLRPSDLIKENLITLAKTKDRCSTSIENLFTTVPKAPGLTINPYKFMNNEVFIVNLTLKVLDFIICMNEETNVIIDFLKDENYGMLLLSDEQLIDQVENYIKATLIKELKGQRTLDSKDESRSINIDHNGYLADITDVPIGVQDVSINNGKSFVYDDDYESSFEELLLLKSNDTRSTTNEEGNDEYEFKTESILMENDEDNNIFRTKIGSSTSKTNKQINTIKEEEYEDTFIEDMNNLRHNEFFIRSDNLQESTKNSSAIPDSIPLDTETQYRSRQNTSLLKSPVQLTEQILESPQSSTRQSSLASMSPKHKSVSRRTSTASFSMINYEDTNSDLEYAFRNKSSTVPTYIKSDKKFKFIKVGKVQKFVNLFEEKSDLASNSTPSTRPTSPLKNTYVPTD, from the coding sequence ATGAATATACTCAGACCGTATTTTAAGCTTCAAGCAGAGTATGATTTAGATAAACCAAACTTTATCTTTACGTCCGATATTcctaaaaatataattaatatagcgtcaaaatatttgctGCTAGGAGGCAATACTACAGAGTTAACTGATATGACACGGTTCTACCATCCGATgcttgaatttaatataaacATCGAGCTTAATACATTGCTCGCACGAAATCGGGATTTGAGGCCAAGCGACTTgataaaagaaaatttaatcACATTAGCCAAAACCAAGGATCGGTGTTCGACGAGtattgaaaacttattTACGACAGTACCGAAGGCGCCGGGGCTTACTATCAACCCGTATAAATTCATGAACAATGAGGTATTTATTGTCAATTTAACGCTAAAGGTGTTAGACTTTATAATTTGCATGAATGAGGAAACGAATGtgattattgattttttgAAGGACGAGAACTACGGAATGTTATTATTGAGTGATGAACAGTTAATAGACCAGgttgaaaattatataaaagCAACATTGATAAAGGAACTCAAGGGCCAAAGGACACTAGACTCAAAGGATGAATCGAGATCAATAAACATTGACCACAATGGCTATTTGGCCGATATCACTGATGTCCCCATAGGGGTCCAAGATGTCTCCATTAATAACGGAAAGTCATTTGtatatgatgatgattatgaGTCATCATTTGaggaattattattattgaaatctaACGATACAAGGTCGACCACTAATGAGGAAGGTAATGACGAATACGAGTTTAAAACCGAAAGCATATTAATGGAAAATGATGAGGACAATAATATCTTTCGAACTAAAATTGGCCTGTCGACATCAAAGACAAATAAGCAAATAAATACGATAAAGGAAGAGGAGTATGAAGATacttttattgaagatatgAACAATCTAAGACACaatgaattcttcattagatCTGATAATTTGCAAGAGAGCACCAAAAACTCAAGTGCAATACCCGATTCAATCCCGTTGGATACAGAAACTCAATACAGATCGAGACAAAATACGTCGCTTCTAAAATCCCCTGTTCAATTAACTGAGCAAATATTAGAGTCTCCACAATCCTCGACAAGACAACTGTCACTAGCATCAATGTCGCCAAAGCATAAATCCGTTTCTCGAAGAACATCTACCGCCTCTTTCTCCATGATAAATTATGAGGATACCAATTCCGATTTGGAGTATGCATTTCGAAACAAGTCATCCACCGTTCCCACATATATCAAACTGgataaaaaattcaaattcatcaaagTTGGGAAAGTTCAAAAGTTCGTTAATTTATTCGAGGAAAAGCTGGATCTTGCCTCCAATAGTACACCAAGTACGCGGCCCACCAGTCCCTTGAAGAATACATACGTACCTACAGACTAA